From Toxorhynchites rutilus septentrionalis strain SRP chromosome 2, ASM2978413v1, whole genome shotgun sequence, a single genomic window includes:
- the LOC129769736 gene encoding receptor expression-enhancing protein 5 isoform X1 yields MHVKQTRVITLIVYRGVARIADVYHRNNNMQQESNEQDTVDGQQKTDYRTGCIVIGCVAIVVLYLAFGYAAQILCNAIGVAYPAYISMKAIETRTKEDDTRWLTYWVIYGVLSVFEHFSFFLVQIIPFYWLLKCIFFVWCMVPIENNGSTVMYNKVILPYFRKYEKSADNLIGQATDKIKQVAGDVISKKLS; encoded by the exons ATGCACGTAAAGCAAACTCGCGTTATCACGCTTATCGTTTACCGTGGAGTTGCTCGCATTG CGGACGTGTATCACAGGAATAACAACATGCAACAGGAAAGCAACGAACAAGACACTGTCGATGGACAACAAAAAACAGACTATCGTACCGGATGCATAGTGATTG GTTGTGTTGCCATAGTGGTTCTCTATTTAGCCTTCGGCTATGCTGCACAGATTCTCTGCAACGCGATTGGGGTGGCCTATCCAGCGTACATCTCAATGAAAGCGATCGAAACCCGCACCAAAGAAGACGACACCAGATGGCTCACCTATTGGGTTATTTACGGTGTGCTTTCTGTATTTGAGCATTTCTCTTTCTTCCTGGTGCAAATTATTCCGTTCTACTGGCTGCTGAAG TGCATTTTCTTTGTTTGGTGTATGGTACCGATCGAAAACAACGGATCGACCGTCATGTACAACAAGGTTATCCTGCCTTATTTcaggaaatatgaaaaaa gtGCGGACAATTTGATTGGTCAGGCCACTGACAAAATCAAGCAGGTAGCCGGTGATGTGATCTCCAAAAAGTTGTCTTAA
- the LOC129769736 gene encoding receptor expression-enhancing protein 5 isoform X2: MLFDRVLSTCIPSGQLFNASDVYHRNNNMQQESNEQDTVDGQQKTDYRTGCIVIGCVAIVVLYLAFGYAAQILCNAIGVAYPAYISMKAIETRTKEDDTRWLTYWVIYGVLSVFEHFSFFLVQIIPFYWLLKCIFFVWCMVPIENNGSTVMYNKVILPYFRKYEKSADNLIGQATDKIKQVAGDVISKKLS; the protein is encoded by the exons atGTTGTTTGATCGCGTACTATCCACATGTATCCCATCCGGTCAGCTGTTCAACGCAT CGGACGTGTATCACAGGAATAACAACATGCAACAGGAAAGCAACGAACAAGACACTGTCGATGGACAACAAAAAACAGACTATCGTACCGGATGCATAGTGATTG GTTGTGTTGCCATAGTGGTTCTCTATTTAGCCTTCGGCTATGCTGCACAGATTCTCTGCAACGCGATTGGGGTGGCCTATCCAGCGTACATCTCAATGAAAGCGATCGAAACCCGCACCAAAGAAGACGACACCAGATGGCTCACCTATTGGGTTATTTACGGTGTGCTTTCTGTATTTGAGCATTTCTCTTTCTTCCTGGTGCAAATTATTCCGTTCTACTGGCTGCTGAAG TGCATTTTCTTTGTTTGGTGTATGGTACCGATCGAAAACAACGGATCGACCGTCATGTACAACAAGGTTATCCTGCCTTATTTcaggaaatatgaaaaaa gtGCGGACAATTTGATTGGTCAGGCCACTGACAAAATCAAGCAGGTAGCCGGTGATGTGATCTCCAAAAAGTTGTCTTAA
- the LOC129769736 gene encoding receptor expression-enhancing protein 5 isoform X4, producing MQQESNEQDTVDGQQKTDYRTGCIVIGCVAIVVLYLAFGYAAQILCNAIGVAYPAYISMKAIETRTKEDDTRWLTYWVIYGVLSVFEHFSFFLVQIIPFYWLLKCIFFVWCMVPIENNGSTVMYNKVILPYFRKYEKSADNLIGQATDKIKQVAGDVISKKLS from the exons ATGCAACAGGAAAGCAACGAACAAGACACTGTCGATGGACAACAAAAAACAGACTATCGTACCGGATGCATAGTGATTG GTTGTGTTGCCATAGTGGTTCTCTATTTAGCCTTCGGCTATGCTGCACAGATTCTCTGCAACGCGATTGGGGTGGCCTATCCAGCGTACATCTCAATGAAAGCGATCGAAACCCGCACCAAAGAAGACGACACCAGATGGCTCACCTATTGGGTTATTTACGGTGTGCTTTCTGTATTTGAGCATTTCTCTTTCTTCCTGGTGCAAATTATTCCGTTCTACTGGCTGCTGAAG TGCATTTTCTTTGTTTGGTGTATGGTACCGATCGAAAACAACGGATCGACCGTCATGTACAACAAGGTTATCCTGCCTTATTTcaggaaatatgaaaaaa gtGCGGACAATTTGATTGGTCAGGCCACTGACAAAATCAAGCAGGTAGCCGGTGATGTGATCTCCAAAAAGTTGTCTTAA